The proteins below are encoded in one region of Mangifera indica cultivar Alphonso chromosome 7, CATAS_Mindica_2.1, whole genome shotgun sequence:
- the LOC123221213 gene encoding putative lysine-specific demethylase JMJ16: MGTELVRVCVKEENDEVPSVPPGFESCASFPLKRVQDVEKHDNDMKSSCSASVSASESQQVQLETDGGDSDGAKMRPLRRRPWINYGQFDHSSEDESDSRKLGQNFTVKPCLPKGVIRGCPDCSDCQKVTASWRPEDACKPVLEDAPVFYPTAEEFEDTLKYIATIRPKAEPYGICRIVPPSSWQPPCPLKEKQKWESSTFATRVQRVDKLQNRHSMRKISKFQQNHNRRKRRRCTKMAVDCGTDCSNVPGTGYGGYFEDERFGFEPGPEFTLNKFQKYADFFKGRYFRRNGNDIQNMGVNAAMLQENWEPSVDNIEGEYWRIVEKATEEIEVLYGADLETGVFGSGFPKMPIQVGSASDERYIKSGWNLNNFPRLPGSVLTYESGDISGVLVPWLYIGMCFSSFCWHVEDHHLYSLNYMHWGAPKMWYGVPGNNALKLEKAMRKHLSDLFEEQPDLLHKLVTQLSPSILKSEGVPVYRCVQNAGEFVLTFPRAYHSGFNCGFNCAEAVNVAPVDWLPHGQIAIELYRQQGRKTSISHDKLLLGAAREAVRAHWELNLLKKNNLDNLRWKDLCGRDGILATALKTRVEMERVRREYFCSSSLAMKMDSNFDATSERECVVCLFDLHLSAVGCHCSSDKYACLNHAKNFCSCAWSAKFFLFRYDIRELNILVEALEGKLSAVYRWARLDLGLALSSYISRDNVQVDNLSHSIYGKVLKDVKSQPTEARIFGLMSSQQNNNPSEAMLPLKDMKISSTSDKSSHVIEIKNSNLKLRTEESIHLASSPRQPVCQFSQENMSYNTDQADQKSLLNKPSVLGNNTVILLSDDEDDEPKETVSKRSTGSSVKDVEYSGQSASSEDKTTTCSHDKVPVLFAPVTSAILTSQKDLCTVSDVQRINCPSNTVQVKAEHHPDGGTLLESSPPEVSCLVVFTNEESGRTLSNSTISGETSCHNVSNVGSNLEHLPPCENGNSNYEDSHEKLGTPSTSNLASNVRNNTGNPSCSQNNLDRSFHQKGPRIAKVVRRINCNVEALEYGIVLSGKLWCNSRAIFPKGFRSRVRYISILDPTNMCYYVSEILDAGRDRPLFMVSLELSPSEVFIHISAAKCWEMVRDRVNQEIAKQHKLGRTNLPPLQPPGSVDGFEMFGFSSPAIVQAIEAMDRNCVSMEYWDSRPFSRAQMQIQQPSQNGSNLNTAYGDQNSQDSPVGAESILRGLFKKASPGELHSLHSILKDNRPAGDRFLLTQLLKKEIYNRPR; the protein is encoded by the exons TTGAGTCATGTGCATCGTTCCCCTTAAAACGGGTACAAGATGTTGAGAAACATGATAATGACATGAAAAGCAGTTGCTCAGCTTCTGTAAGTGCCTCTGAATCACAGCAAGTTCAGTTAGAAACTGATGGTGGTGATTCTGATGGTGCGAAGATGAGGCCCCTTCGGCGTAGACCATGGATAAACTATGGGCAGTTTGATCATAGTTCAGAGGATGAATCTGATTCCAGGAAGCTTGGTCAA AATTTTACTGTAAAACCTTGTCTTCCTAAGGGGGTTATCCGTGGATGTCCAGATTGTAGTGATTGCCAGAAG GTTACTGCAAGTTGGCGTCCAGAAGATGCTTGCAAGCCTGTCCTTGAAGATGCTCCTGTATTCTATCCTACTGCAGAG GAATTTGAAGATACTTTGAAATATATAGCTACCATTCGTCCAAAAGCTGAACCATATGGAATATGCCGGATTGTTCCCCCGTCCTCTTGGCAACCTCCTTGTCCACTTAAAGAAAAGCAGAAATGGGAGAGTTCTACATTTGCAACCCGTGTGCAAAGGGTTGACAAACTTCAGAATCGGCATTCAATGAGAAAGATATCAAAGTTCCAACAAAACCATAATAGGAGAAAAAGACGCAGATGCACAAAAATGGCTGTGGACTGTGGAACTGATTGCAGCAATGTCCCTGGAACTGGTTATGGCGGATATTTTGAGGATGAGAGATTTGGGTTTGAACCTGGCCCAGAGTTTACTCTGAATAAATTTCAGAAATATGCAGATTTTTTCAAGGGTCGATACTTTAGGAGGAATGGGAATGATATTCAAAATATGGGAGTTAATGCAGCCATGCTTCAAGAGAACTGGGAACCATCCGTGGACAATATTGAGGGGGAATATTGGCGGATAGTTGAGAAAGCAACTGAAGAAATAGAG GTCCTATATGGGGCTGATTTGGAAACTGGGGTTTTTGGTAGTGGTTTTCCTAAAATGCCTATTCAAGTTGGTTCTGCTTCAGATGAGCGGTACATAAAATCAGGCTGGAACTTGAATAACTTTCCACGGCTACCTGGATCTGTCCTCACTTATGAAAGCGGTGATATATCTGGTGTTCTTGTACCATGGTTGTATATAGGGATgtgtttttcttccttttgttgg CATGTCGAAGATCATCACTTGTACTCTCTAAATTACATGCATTGGGGTGCTCCAAAAATGTGGTATGGTGTTCCAGGAAACAATGCCCTTAAATTGGAAAAGGCTATGAGAAAGCATTTGTCTGATCTTTTTGAAGAACAGCCTGACCTGCTTCATAAGCTA GTTACACAGCTTTCCCCCTCCATACTGAAATCTGAAGGTGTACCTGTCTATCGCTGTGTTCAGAATGCTGGAGAATTTGTTCTGACCTTCCCTCGAGCGTATCATTCAGGATTCAATTGTGGCTTCAACTGTGCAGAGGCAGTGAATGTAGCTCCTGTTGACTGGTTGCCCCATGGGCAGATTGCTATAGAGCTATACCGCCAGCAGGGGCGTAAAACTTCCATCTCCCATGATAAACTTTTGCTTGGGGCTGCAAGGGAAGCTGTTAGAGCTCATTGGGAGCTTAATTTACTGAAGAAGAATAATTTGGATAACTTAAGATGGAAAGATTTGTGTGGAAGGGATGGAATCTTGGCAACAGCACTTAAG ACTCGTGTAGAAATGGAGCGTGTGAGGAGGGAATATTTTTGCAGTTCTTCACTAGCAATGAAAATGGACAGTAATTTTGATGCCACTAGTGAGAGGGAATGTGTTGTATGCCTTTTTGACTTGCACTTGTCTGCGGTGGGTTGTCATTGTTCCTCAGATAAGTATGCCTGTTTGAATCATGCAAAGAATTTCTGCTCATGTGCTTGGAGTGCCAAATTTTTCCTCTTTCGTTATGACATCAGGGAATTGAACATCCTTGTTGAAGCATTGGAAGGGAAATTAAGTGCAGTTTACAGATGGGCAAGACTAGATCTTGGACTGGCCCTGAGTTCATATATCTCCAGAGACAATGTGCAAGttgataatttatctcattCCATTTATGGCAAGGTACTTAAAGATGTGAAATCTCAGCCTACAGAAGCCAGGATCTTTGGATTAATGTCAtctcaacaaaataataatccaTCAGAAGCTATGTTGCCCTTGAAAGACATGAAAATATCATCTACATCTGACAAATCTTCTCAtgtaattgaaataaaaaattctaacttgAAGTTGAGGACTGAAGAATCTATTCATTTGGCTTCCAGTCCAAGACAACCTGTTTGTCAGTTCTCTCAAGAAAATATGTCATATAATACAGATCAAGCTGACCAGAAATCTTTATTAAATAAGCCTTCAGTTTTGGGAAATAACACTGTTATACTGCTTAGTGACGACGAAGATGACGAACCAAAAGAGACGGTTTCAAAAAGATCTACAGGAAGCTCTGTAAAAGATGTAGAATATTCTGGGCAATCAGCTTCTTCTGAAGATAAAACAACCACATGTAGTCATGATAAAGTTCCAGTCTTGTTTGCCCCAGTCACTAGTGCTATATTAACGAGTCAAAAGGATTTGTGTACTGTATCTGATGTACAAAGGATTAATTGTCCATCTAATACTGTGCAAGTGAAAGCTGAACATCATCCAGATGGTGGAACATTGTTGGAATCTAGTCCACCAGAAGTTTCCTGTCTTGTAGTCTTTACAAATGAAGAATCTGGTAGAACTCTTTCAAATTCCACAATTAGTGGGGAGACCAGTTGTCATAATGTGTCAAATGTCGGGAGTAACCTTGAGCATCTTCCACCATGTGAAAATGGAAATTCTAACTATGAGGACAGTCATGAAAAGTTGGGAACACCTTCCACCTCAAATTTAGCAAGCAATGTGAGAAATAATACAGGGAATCCATCTTGCTCTCAAAACAACTTAGACAGATCATTCCACCAGAAAGGTCCTCGCATTGCAAAGGTTGTGCGGAGAATCAACTGCAATGTTGAGGCCCTGGAATATGGCATTGTGCTTTCTGGAAAGTTATGGTGTAACAGCCGGGCAATATTTCCCAAAG GATTTAGGAGCCGGGTTAGGTACATAAGTATTCTAGATCCAACAAATATGTGTTACTATGTTTCAGAAATTCTTGACGCAGGACGTGACAGACCGCTCTTTATG GTTTCCTTGGAGCTAAGTCCCAGTGAGGTATTCATTCATATTTCTGCTGCCAAATGCTGGGAAATGGTTAGAGATAGAGTAAATCAAGAGATAGCAAAGCAACATAAATTGGGAAGGACAAACCTTCCTCCTTTACAGCCTCCTGGGAGTGTTGACGGCTTTGAAATGTTTGGGTTTTCTTCTCCAGCAATTGTGCAG